In the Nitrospirota bacterium genome, one interval contains:
- a CDS encoding thioredoxin domain-containing protein — translation MKKGLLFVVLFLFLMLPLIHSANAADSSKTNLENEIKSLKKDMQDLKKEVETLKTKIAAAPSQPSEDTQDFTVSIDDDPFMGKADAPVTIVEFSDYQCPFCGRFVKNTLHELTEKYIDTGKVKYVFRDFPLDFHKNASKAAEAANCAGDKGKYWEMHDKLFNNQTALTLDDLRQYARDIGLDADSFNTCLDSGKHAAEITKDLEDGRKAMISGTPSFIIGKTQSGKKEIVGKKIIGARPFSSFEQAIDQLLSEQGN, via the coding sequence ATGAAAAAAGGTTTATTGTTTGTCGTGCTTTTTTTGTTCCTGATGCTGCCTCTGATACACTCCGCTAATGCTGCCGATAGTTCAAAGACCAATCTTGAGAATGAAATAAAGTCCTTGAAAAAAGACATGCAGGATTTAAAGAAAGAGGTCGAAACATTGAAGACGAAAATTGCAGCAGCTCCTTCTCAACCTTCTGAGGATACTCAGGACTTTACAGTCAGTATAGATGATGACCCATTTATGGGTAAAGCAGACGCACCTGTCACCATCGTAGAGTTTTCTGATTACCAGTGTCCCTTCTGCGGCAGGTTTGTAAAAAACACACTCCACGAACTTACTGAGAAATATATAGATACCGGTAAGGTCAAATATGTTTTCAGAGATTTCCCGCTCGACTTCCACAAAAACGCATCGAAGGCAGCTGAGGCAGCCAACTGTGCCGGCGATAAGGGCAAGTATTGGGAGATGCATGATAAATTATTCAATAACCAGACTGCCCTTACACTGGATGATCTCAGACAATATGCCAGAGATATTGGATTAGATGCTGATTCGTTTAATACATGTCTTGACAGCGGAAAACATGCTGCTGAGATAACGAAGGATTTAGAGGATGGCAGGAAGGCAATGATAAGCGGCACGCCATCATTTATCATAGGAAAGACCCAGAGCGGAAAAAAAGAAATTGTGGGAAAGAAAATAATCGGTGCGAGACCGTTTTCGTCTTTTGAGCAGGCAATAGATCAGCTGCTTTCA
- a CDS encoding response regulator, with amino-acid sequence MEENCSILVVDDMVGPREALRMILKNKHEVITAEDGNNALECINNNDFYVAIIDIKMAGMDGLQLLKKIKERKPDIEVILMTAYASVDTAKNALRFGALDYLIKPFDHKDVIEIVEKGVAKRRELLKTRLEIERLHIATSELSRKVDDARRNIESHYASTVKALLATIDAKDQYTRGHSERVARFSAFLAEKTCFQHDKILSLEQAALIHDIGKIGVEGYILKKPGSLDSSEFDEIKKHPMIGAKIIKSVDFLQDMKPIILCHHERFDGSGFPEGIKGSSIPLSARIVAVADAVDAMLCDRPYRPAMPLDQVKEELTLLAGKQFDPEIISVVINSGLLECYSGIFDFQHH; translated from the coding sequence ATGGAGGAAAATTGCAGCATACTCGTGGTTGACGATATGGTTGGTCCACGAGAAGCTCTCCGTATGATTCTGAAAAACAAGCATGAAGTTATTACAGCGGAAGATGGCAACAATGCTTTAGAGTGCATCAACAATAATGATTTCTATGTAGCGATCATTGACATTAAAATGGCCGGCATGGATGGCTTACAGCTTCTGAAGAAGATTAAGGAAAGAAAACCAGATATTGAAGTTATCCTGATGACGGCATATGCAAGCGTAGATACGGCAAAGAATGCCCTCCGCTTTGGCGCACTGGACTATCTTATTAAACCTTTTGACCACAAGGATGTAATAGAAATAGTGGAAAAAGGAGTTGCAAAAAGAAGGGAGCTGCTAAAGACCAGGCTCGAGATTGAGCGCCTGCACATAGCGACTTCTGAATTATCAAGGAAGGTGGATGACGCAAGACGCAATATTGAAAGTCATTATGCGAGCACAGTAAAGGCATTGCTCGCAACTATAGACGCCAAAGACCAGTACACAAGAGGACACTCTGAGAGGGTCGCAAGGTTTTCTGCGTTTCTGGCTGAAAAGACCTGTTTTCAACATGACAAGATATTAAGTTTGGAACAGGCGGCGCTTATTCATGACATTGGAAAGATCGGTGTAGAGGGATACATCCTGAAAAAACCGGGTTCGTTAGATTCCAGTGAATTCGATGAAATAAAGAAACATCCAATGATTGGGGCTAAGATAATAAAGTCAGTTGACTTCCTCCAGGATATGAAACCGATAATCTTGTGTCACCATGAGCGGTTCGACGGATCGGGATTCCCTGAAGGTATCAAGGGGTCTTCAATCCCGCTGAGTGCAAGGATAGTTGCCGTTGCTGATGCCGTTGATGCCATGCTTTGCGACAGGCCTTACAGACCGGCAATGCCGCTTGATCAAGTAAAAGAAGAATTAACACTCCTGGCAGGAAAGCAGTTCGACCCTGAAATAATATCTGTTGTTATAAACAGCGGCCTGCTTGAGTGTTATTCGGGTATATTCGACTTTCAACACCACTAA